Within the Fischerella sp. PCC 9605 genome, the region TTCAGCCGCAGGTATAAAAGCATATCCAGCCATCTCGCCCTCATCGCCGCTAGTAGTCATCATGCGATCAAACAGGCGATTCATTTCGCGTTGCAAGCTAGTAATTTCCCGGAAAGGATCGTAACGGTTAATTTCCCGGAAAGGATCCCAACGTATTAATGGCATATTTCAGCCCTCCGATATATATCAGATGTAAGACTTACAATCCTTTGGCTTCCACCTTAAAGTATCAAGAGTAAAAATTTGCCTCATCAGCCCAATGGATGACATTTTGCTTTTCAGAAATTAAGACTTTTATCTTTTTGCTTAATCTTGTTGATAGAGGTAACAAACCCATCCTGTTGTAAATATGGAAATGACATTTAGAGGTGGAATTTTAGAGGTGAATAAAAATGGCTAAAATCAACCCGATTCAACTACAAAAACATTTGAAGGGCGTGGACTATCCAGCTAGTAAACAAGAATTGATTCAGCGTGCTCAACAGCAAGGCGCTGATGAGAATGCTATCTCTGTTTTACAGCAATTGCCCGATCAGGAG harbors:
- a CDS encoding DUF2795 domain-containing protein translates to MAKINPIQLQKHLKGVDYPASKQELIQRAQQQGADENAISVLQQLPDQEYKTPTDVSEAVSSIK